One window from the genome of Haloprofundus halobius encodes:
- a CDS encoding protein sorting system archaetidylserine decarboxylase, translating into MTSLSLRRITAAFPRQFAPSTRRYALPPALLALPLAILVPPLGLLCAGVTLFVLWFFRDPDRIAPESGFVSPADGRVSVIRREGDRVRVGVFMNVTDVHVNRAPADAEVESVTHRRGAHKPAFTKDSARNERVDIDCGAYELSLIAGAFARRIHPYVDEGTTLERGQRIGHIAFGSRADVLLPEGYDGTDLCVEKGQRVRAGETVIARRS; encoded by the coding sequence ATGACCTCGCTCTCGCTTCGACGTATCACGGCGGCGTTCCCGCGGCAGTTCGCGCCGTCGACACGACGCTACGCGCTCCCACCGGCGCTGTTGGCCCTCCCGCTGGCGATTCTCGTGCCGCCGCTCGGTCTGCTCTGCGCCGGCGTGACGCTGTTCGTCCTCTGGTTCTTCCGCGACCCCGACCGCATCGCCCCCGAGTCGGGATTCGTCTCGCCCGCCGACGGCCGCGTCTCGGTCATCAGACGCGAGGGCGACCGCGTCCGCGTCGGCGTGTTCATGAACGTCACCGACGTGCACGTCAACCGCGCGCCCGCCGACGCCGAGGTCGAGTCGGTGACGCACCGACGCGGTGCGCACAAACCGGCGTTCACGAAGGATTCGGCGCGGAACGAGCGCGTCGACATCGACTGCGGCGCGTACGAACTGTCGCTCATCGCGGGCGCGTTCGCCCGCCGCATCCACCCCTACGTTGACGAGGGAACGACGCTCGAACGCGGCCAGCGAATCGGCCACATCGCCTTCGGCAGTCGCGCCGACGTGCTGCTGCCGGAGGGGTACGACGGGACGGACCTCTGCGTCGAGAAGGGCCAGCGCGTTCGGGCGGGCGAGACGGTTATCGCGCGACGGTCCTGA
- a CDS encoding AAA family ATPase, which translates to MNAPLWTDAHAPDLADLPQAAVRERLARTVDEPMNLVVQGPPGVGKTAAVRALAREAHEDTENDLVEINVADFFGRTKKELREDPRFESFLAGRSRMAKRDMINRVLKESASYAPVSGEYKTIVLDNAEAIREDFQQALRRVMEQHHRTTQFVITTRQPTKLIPPIRSRCFPVPVRAPTTDETVEVLRKIVDAEDIGYDDDGLEYVAGFAGGDLRKAILSAQATVVVADELTMNAAFETLGDVGDDEALRGVLADAEAGEFKAARKTVDDLLGEGYDGQELLGELLRVARTDYSGGDLARLHRLAGPVDLDLETGTDDRIHICHLLTEWSPAGGAA; encoded by the coding sequence ATGAACGCCCCCCTGTGGACCGATGCACACGCACCGGACCTCGCCGACCTCCCGCAGGCGGCGGTTCGTGAGCGACTCGCTCGAACCGTCGACGAACCGATGAACCTCGTCGTTCAGGGCCCGCCGGGCGTCGGGAAGACGGCGGCAGTCCGGGCGCTCGCCCGCGAGGCGCACGAGGACACGGAGAACGACCTCGTCGAGATAAACGTCGCGGACTTCTTCGGCCGGACGAAGAAGGAACTCCGCGAAGACCCCCGATTCGAGTCGTTTCTCGCGGGTCGCAGTCGGATGGCCAAACGCGACATGATAAACCGCGTACTCAAGGAGTCGGCGAGTTACGCGCCCGTCTCCGGCGAGTACAAGACAATCGTCCTCGACAACGCCGAGGCCATCCGCGAGGACTTCCAACAGGCGCTACGCCGGGTGATGGAGCAACACCACCGGACGACGCAGTTCGTCATCACGACCCGCCAGCCGACCAAACTCATCCCGCCGATTCGCTCGCGCTGTTTCCCGGTGCCGGTCCGCGCGCCGACGACCGACGAGACGGTCGAGGTGCTCCGCAAGATCGTCGACGCCGAGGACATCGGTTACGACGACGACGGACTGGAGTACGTCGCCGGGTTCGCCGGCGGCGACCTCCGCAAGGCGATTCTCAGCGCGCAGGCGACCGTCGTCGTCGCCGACGAGTTGACGATGAACGCGGCGTTCGAGACGCTCGGCGACGTCGGCGACGACGAGGCGCTCCGCGGTGTACTCGCCGACGCGGAGGCGGGCGAGTTCAAAGCCGCCCGCAAGACGGTCGACGACCTCCTCGGCGAAGGATACGACGGACAGGAACTACTCGGCGAACTGCTTCGCGTCGCCCGGACCGACTACAGCGGCGGCGACCTCGCCCGCCTCCACCGCCTCGCCGGACCGGTCGATCTCGACCTCGAAACGGGAACCGACGACCGAATTCACATCTGTCACCTGCTGACCGAGTGGTCGCCCGCGGGTGGGGCCGCGTAG
- a CDS encoding SHOCT domain-containing protein: MSDGSLSSSTAEETDPLVTLRERYARGELSDETFERKLERLLETETYEGARDSLRRPSRAPRERSRELERYRGKLRK, translated from the coding sequence GTGTCGGATGGCTCCTTGTCGTCATCTACCGCCGAGGAGACGGACCCGCTGGTGACGCTCCGGGAACGGTACGCCCGCGGGGAGCTCTCCGACGAGACGTTCGAGCGGAAACTGGAACGACTGCTCGAAACCGAGACGTACGAGGGCGCGCGCGACAGTCTCCGGCGGCCGAGTCGAGCGCCTCGTGAGCGGAGCAGAGAACTCGAACGCTACCGTGGGAAACTTCGAAAATAG
- the rnz gene encoding ribonuclease Z, giving the protein MRVTFLGTSGAIPTTQRAPSAVLLNREGERLLFDCGEGTQRQMMRFGTGFGVSHLFVTHLHGDHILGIPGLIQSWDFNGRDDPLAIHVPRRSREHIENLVHAGGYQPSYPVRIHEVSAGATALEAEEYEVRTFKTNHRTRSQGYALVEDDRPGRFDREKAESLGIPVGPKFGRLHEGESVELDDGRVVEPEEVVGEPRPGRTFVYTGDTRPVQATVDIAENADLLVHDATFASDNAGRARQTAHSTAAEAADVAQRAGAKRLALTHISSRYAGNASQLVEEAKEVFDGESFVAEDGQRVEIPYPDAT; this is encoded by the coding sequence ATGCGCGTGACCTTCTTAGGAACCAGCGGGGCGATTCCGACGACCCAGCGAGCCCCTAGTGCCGTCCTGCTCAATCGGGAGGGCGAGCGCCTGCTGTTCGACTGCGGCGAGGGGACCCAGCGACAGATGATGCGCTTTGGAACCGGGTTCGGCGTCTCGCATCTGTTCGTCACGCACCTCCACGGCGATCACATCCTCGGAATTCCCGGGCTGATACAGTCGTGGGACTTCAACGGTCGCGACGACCCGCTCGCGATTCACGTCCCACGGAGGTCGAGAGAGCATATCGAGAATCTCGTACACGCAGGGGGCTACCAACCGAGCTATCCGGTCCGTATCCACGAGGTGAGCGCCGGAGCGACGGCGCTGGAAGCGGAGGAGTACGAAGTTCGGACGTTCAAAACCAACCACCGGACGCGCTCGCAGGGTTACGCGCTCGTCGAGGACGACCGACCCGGGCGGTTCGACCGAGAGAAGGCCGAGTCGCTGGGTATCCCCGTCGGGCCGAAGTTCGGGAGACTCCACGAGGGTGAGTCGGTCGAACTCGACGACGGCCGCGTCGTCGAACCCGAGGAAGTCGTCGGCGAGCCTCGGCCGGGGCGGACGTTCGTCTACACGGGCGACACCCGACCGGTGCAGGCGACAGTCGACATCGCCGAGAACGCCGACCTGCTCGTTCACGACGCGACGTTCGCCTCCGACAACGCGGGTCGTGCCCGGCAGACGGCCCACTCGACGGCGGCGGAAGCCGCCGACGTGGCCCAGCGGGCGGGCGCGAAGCGTCTGGCGCTGACGCACATCTCGTCGCGCTACGCCGGCAACGCCTCGCAGTTGGTCGAAGAAGCGAAAGAAGTATTCGACGGAGAGTCGTTCGTCGCCGAAGACGGCCAGCGCGTCGAGATACCGTACCCGGACGCGACGTAG
- a CDS encoding DUF460 domain-containing protein, with translation MNARTRALDSVVFGVDIQSGDVRGDAPSYALVVLDGDEVERDVVSLRKLRRLVEAREPAMLATDNMYELAADKDALVHFLRWLPEGTKLVQVTGAERPEPLSRVASRHGVPYGKKPMKEAEAAARLALSNVGYEVSAFTNTTTVKVSRGRSTGKGGWSQDRYTRRIHGNVRRRAREIESELDKAGLAYEQDVTEKYGGFSNAIFTVEARPGDIPVSANRSGDVRVEIERERRDGVEFEPLVKRRDRVIVGIDPGTTTAVAVADLDGNVLDVYSTRTDDTAGVVEWLIERGRPTIVAADVQPMPETVEKFRRSFEAVGWAPPKDLPVDEKLHRTRDVDYDNDHERDALAAALFAYDDHEDQFARITRKVPPNVDRSEVIARVLAEEESVEAVLRELDPTVEDDDEEESTHEPRELTEEERRIKRLERRVERLEEHAEDLKTRLDEKDDTIDEYERELSDARRKERREARERREVNRLERENERLERERDRAEEEADELERKLDRLKTLWKLDHSNFSDVAGDRDLVAVKVVEQFTRDAIEHADEQFGLAAGDVVYFRDASGAGRRTAELLAEHEPRVVLRDGGLSDAADEVLFDAEIPVGPVDDVSLQEVDELAVARESDVETVVDDWAERAEERRRDRNSAMVDEIISEHRAENRSG, from the coding sequence GTGAACGCTCGGACGCGTGCGCTCGACTCCGTCGTCTTCGGCGTCGACATCCAGAGCGGTGACGTTCGCGGAGACGCGCCCTCCTACGCACTCGTCGTCCTTGACGGCGACGAGGTGGAACGCGACGTGGTCTCGCTGCGGAAGCTGAGACGACTGGTCGAAGCGCGAGAACCGGCGATGCTAGCGACCGACAACATGTACGAACTCGCCGCCGACAAGGACGCACTCGTCCACTTCCTGCGGTGGCTCCCCGAGGGGACAAAACTCGTCCAGGTGACCGGCGCGGAGCGCCCCGAACCGCTCTCGCGGGTCGCCTCCCGCCACGGCGTCCCCTACGGCAAGAAGCCGATGAAGGAGGCAGAGGCCGCCGCGCGCCTCGCGCTCTCGAACGTCGGCTACGAGGTGAGCGCCTTCACCAACACGACGACGGTGAAGGTCTCGCGCGGCCGCTCGACCGGCAAGGGCGGGTGGAGTCAGGACCGCTACACCCGCCGCATCCACGGCAACGTCAGGCGTCGCGCCCGCGAAATCGAGTCGGAGCTCGACAAGGCAGGGCTGGCGTACGAACAGGACGTAACCGAGAAGTACGGCGGCTTCTCGAACGCGATCTTCACGGTCGAAGCACGCCCCGGCGACATCCCCGTCTCGGCGAACCGCTCCGGCGACGTGCGGGTCGAAATCGAGCGCGAGCGACGCGACGGCGTCGAGTTCGAACCGCTGGTGAAACGGCGCGACCGAGTTATCGTCGGCATCGATCCCGGCACCACGACCGCCGTCGCCGTCGCGGACCTCGACGGCAACGTCCTCGACGTCTACTCGACGCGGACCGACGACACCGCGGGCGTCGTCGAGTGGCTCATCGAACGCGGGCGACCGACTATCGTCGCCGCCGACGTCCAGCCGATGCCCGAGACCGTCGAGAAGTTCCGTCGGAGCTTCGAGGCCGTCGGGTGGGCACCGCCGAAGGACCTCCCGGTCGACGAGAAACTCCACCGCACCCGTGACGTCGACTACGACAACGACCACGAGCGAGACGCGCTGGCGGCGGCGCTGTTCGCGTACGACGACCACGAGGACCAGTTCGCCCGCATCACGCGGAAGGTGCCGCCGAACGTCGACCGCAGCGAGGTCATCGCCCGCGTGCTCGCCGAGGAGGAGTCCGTCGAAGCGGTGCTCAGAGAGCTCGACCCGACCGTCGAAGACGACGACGAGGAGGAGTCGACGCACGAACCGCGCGAACTCACCGAGGAGGAAAGGCGGATCAAGCGGCTCGAACGGCGTGTAGAGCGCCTCGAAGAGCACGCCGAGGACCTGAAGACGCGCCTCGACGAGAAGGACGACACTATCGACGAGTACGAGCGCGAACTCTCCGATGCCCGGCGGAAGGAGCGTCGTGAGGCGCGGGAGCGGCGCGAGGTCAATCGCCTCGAACGCGAGAACGAGCGACTGGAGCGCGAACGGGATCGGGCCGAAGAGGAGGCCGACGAACTGGAGCGGAAACTCGACCGGTTGAAGACGCTGTGGAAACTCGACCACTCGAACTTCTCGGACGTGGCGGGCGACCGCGACCTGGTCGCGGTGAAAGTCGTCGAGCAGTTCACCCGCGACGCCATCGAGCACGCCGACGAGCAGTTCGGCCTCGCCGCCGGCGACGTGGTGTACTTCCGCGACGCCAGCGGTGCGGGTCGTCGTACCGCCGAGTTGCTCGCCGAGCACGAACCCCGCGTCGTCCTCCGCGACGGCGGTCTCTCGGACGCAGCAGACGAGGTGCTGTTCGACGCCGAGATTCCGGTCGGACCGGTCGACGACGTTTCGCTGCAGGAGGTCGACGAACTCGCCGTCGCCCGCGAGAGCGACGTCGAAACCGTCGTCGACGACTGGGCCGAGCGCGCAGAGGAGCGTCGACGCGACCGGAACTCGGCGATGGTCGACGAGATCATCTCCGAACATCGCGCGGAGAATCGCAGCGGGTAG
- a CDS encoding AI-2E family transporter, translating to MSSREVSGANVRVVFAGTLITALGIVAALILLPFLSYLLAAALLAFVFYPLHERLAGRLGARLSAASLVTLSILCVILPLGLLLYRLADDGDIVPTELETAPRLPAIESFVERSFGVEVSIRSQLNAALGQLSSVLAEQSSNIVGAGLHATFGVLLFVFVLYYLLKDGRRLVAWLRYVTPLPKAVQRELLGQTNAMTWAVLKGHVLVAVVQGIVAGAGLFVAGIPNAGFWTVVTTIVALVPVLGVGVVVGPAVLYLVVVERLLAAVLLALYGVTVVALVDDYLRAYLINRGSALNSAVILVGVLGGVYVLGPMGLFYGPILLGLFKATIEVFDDYYEVLEHP from the coding sequence ATGTCTTCACGCGAGGTCAGCGGCGCCAACGTTCGCGTCGTCTTTGCCGGCACGTTGATTACTGCGCTGGGTATCGTCGCCGCGCTGATTCTACTCCCCTTTCTCTCCTACCTGCTCGCCGCAGCACTGCTCGCGTTCGTGTTCTATCCGCTCCACGAGCGACTTGCCGGACGTCTCGGTGCACGGCTCTCGGCCGCTTCGCTGGTGACGCTGTCGATTCTCTGCGTCATCCTGCCGTTGGGGCTACTGCTGTACCGACTGGCCGACGATGGGGACATCGTCCCGACAGAACTCGAAACGGCGCCACGGCTGCCGGCGATCGAATCGTTCGTCGAGCGCTCTTTCGGCGTCGAGGTGTCGATTCGATCGCAGTTGAACGCCGCACTCGGACAGCTGTCGTCGGTGCTCGCCGAGCAGAGTTCCAACATCGTCGGTGCCGGCCTGCACGCGACGTTCGGCGTGCTCCTGTTCGTCTTCGTGCTCTACTACCTGCTGAAGGACGGTCGCCGTCTCGTGGCTTGGCTCCGGTACGTTACGCCGCTCCCGAAAGCGGTACAGCGAGAGCTCCTCGGGCAGACGAACGCGATGACGTGGGCGGTGTTGAAAGGACACGTGCTCGTCGCCGTCGTCCAGGGCATCGTCGCCGGTGCCGGCCTCTTCGTCGCCGGAATACCGAACGCCGGGTTCTGGACCGTCGTGACGACGATCGTCGCGCTCGTTCCGGTACTCGGCGTCGGCGTCGTCGTCGGCCCGGCCGTGCTCTATCTCGTCGTCGTCGAGCGACTCCTCGCCGCCGTGCTGTTGGCGCTGTACGGCGTGACCGTCGTCGCGCTCGTCGACGACTACCTGCGGGCGTATCTCATAAACCGAGGGTCGGCACTCAACTCGGCAGTCATCCTCGTCGGCGTTCTGGGTGGCGTGTACGTCCTCGGTCCGATGGGGCTGTTCTACGGACCGATTCTGCTCGGCCTGTTCAAAGCGACCATCGAGGTGTTCGACGACTACTACGAGGTGCTGGAGCATCCCTGA
- a CDS encoding tyrosine--tRNA ligase, producing MDAYERITRNASEVVTEDEVRTLAESSEGKRAYVGYEPSGVLHIGHMLTATKLIDLQQAGFEVTVLLADVHAYLNDKGTFEEIRETAERMKEQFVAYGLDESKTEFVLGSEFQFDREYILDLHALELNTSMSRAERAMAEIKSGETVKVSQAVYPLMQALDIVYLDVDLAIGGMEQRKVHMLARDTLPSIGEESPTCLHTPLIADLGSGVGKMSSSKGVTISMEDSTEEIREKVNSAYCPPTADPEPDEEGNERENPVLQIFEYHVFPRFETVVVERPEKYGGNLEYDDYESLAADLESGELHPADAKGALATYLDELVAPGREKIRQQHA from the coding sequence ATGGACGCCTACGAGCGAATCACCCGGAACGCCTCCGAGGTGGTCACCGAGGACGAGGTGCGTACGCTAGCTGAATCATCCGAAGGCAAGCGGGCGTACGTCGGCTACGAGCCGTCGGGCGTCCTTCACATCGGCCACATGCTGACGGCGACGAAGCTCATCGACCTCCAGCAAGCGGGTTTCGAGGTTACTGTCCTTCTGGCCGATGTCCACGCCTACCTCAACGACAAGGGGACGTTCGAGGAGATCCGCGAGACCGCAGAGCGGATGAAGGAACAGTTCGTCGCCTACGGCCTCGACGAGTCGAAGACCGAGTTCGTGCTCGGGTCGGAGTTCCAGTTCGACCGCGAGTACATCCTCGACCTCCACGCACTCGAACTGAACACCTCGATGTCACGCGCCGAGCGGGCGATGGCCGAGATAAAGAGCGGCGAGACGGTGAAAGTCTCGCAGGCGGTGTACCCGCTGATGCAGGCGCTCGACATCGTCTACCTCGACGTCGACCTCGCAATCGGCGGGATGGAGCAGCGCAAGGTGCACATGCTCGCACGGGACACCCTCCCGAGCATCGGCGAGGAGTCGCCGACCTGTCTGCACACGCCGCTCATCGCCGACCTCGGGTCCGGCGTCGGGAAGATGTCCTCCTCGAAGGGCGTCACCATCTCGATGGAGGACTCGACCGAGGAGATTCGCGAGAAAGTCAACAGTGCGTACTGCCCGCCGACGGCGGACCCGGAACCAGACGAGGAGGGTAACGAACGCGAGAACCCCGTGCTCCAGATATTCGAGTACCACGTCTTCCCGCGCTTCGAGACGGTGGTCGTCGAACGCCCCGAGAAGTACGGTGGAAACCTCGAATACGACGACTACGAGTCGCTCGCGGCGGACCTCGAATCCGGCGAGTTGCACCCGGCGGACGCCAAGGGCGCGCTGGCGACGTATCTCGACGAACTCGTCGCACCGGGTCGCGAGAAGATTCGGCAGCAGCACGCCTGA
- a CDS encoding phosphotransferase, translated as MTKQPQFPTEQVCRLVETLQRQEDPTSSIPFEPILDLSEMLPRSENESSFPNDAYRELYDVRRETWRHLVSDTIRGRCLDLFAGYGSRAFLLNELADEVYAVEPRADALEILKSRIAARNEAVTPVQGDGRSLPFRPGFFQTIVVDLAAVKTSPSHAALFERLSTLLSDDGALVAILNGVTDYRPNWESVTASRLFAQNSTESSRTGATRTRRTAYEYEKLFRSTGFHDVEFYGLLPNSQLPELVFDVADTEAVDRCIDFAPGRAKRLLARGLQRVGALKHLYPNYVAVCRKEPRENRNETERKSGRLLWSGQLRSTMLTFEDGELQRIRKIPHGKKFETTTRNENEVIEELTRRSCVEGLPSGGPEPSPFGESRVEAPASGKRLCDYLERDPEQFEYVLDLGFDWVIPFHRRCRERTLTKSPREVESDLDCPIVDASPPTVSEPLTLFEGPLHGDYAPHNVFVEDGRVSTVIDWEYSAQSGLPIADAGSFLLTTCMQTFGGLEPALEHVFASPNEYTDAVRDTVSRYCDALDIELETFIVYLPYTWVRILNMFPETQWMKLGGQHPGLVWENGDRIRQQLR; from the coding sequence ATGACGAAGCAGCCACAGTTCCCGACCGAACAAGTGTGCAGACTCGTCGAAACGTTACAACGACAGGAGGATCCGACATCGTCGATCCCGTTCGAGCCGATACTCGATCTCTCGGAGATGCTGCCTCGGTCGGAGAACGAGAGCAGTTTTCCCAACGATGCGTACAGAGAGTTGTACGACGTGCGGAGGGAGACGTGGCGTCACCTCGTTTCCGACACCATCCGAGGACGGTGTTTGGACCTGTTCGCCGGGTACGGGAGTCGTGCGTTCCTCCTCAACGAACTCGCAGACGAGGTGTACGCCGTCGAACCGCGCGCCGATGCACTCGAGATACTCAAATCTCGGATCGCCGCGAGGAACGAAGCGGTGACTCCCGTTCAGGGCGACGGCCGGTCGCTCCCCTTTCGACCGGGGTTTTTCCAGACGATCGTCGTTGATCTGGCGGCCGTGAAAACGTCGCCTTCCCACGCGGCGCTCTTCGAACGGCTCTCGACGCTCCTGAGTGACGACGGCGCACTCGTCGCAATTCTCAACGGCGTGACCGATTACCGGCCGAACTGGGAGTCCGTCACGGCGTCCCGCCTGTTCGCGCAGAACAGTACGGAATCTAGCCGGACGGGAGCGACACGCACCCGACGGACGGCGTACGAATACGAGAAGCTGTTCCGCTCGACGGGCTTCCACGACGTGGAGTTCTACGGGCTCCTCCCGAACTCCCAGCTACCGGAACTCGTGTTCGACGTCGCCGACACCGAAGCCGTCGACCGGTGTATCGACTTCGCGCCGGGGCGGGCGAAACGACTCTTGGCACGGGGGTTGCAGCGAGTTGGCGCGCTCAAGCACCTCTATCCGAACTACGTGGCCGTCTGTCGGAAAGAACCGCGAGAGAACCGAAACGAGACGGAGCGAAAGTCGGGACGTCTCCTGTGGAGCGGGCAGCTACGATCGACGATGCTCACCTTCGAAGACGGCGAACTACAGAGGATACGGAAGATTCCACACGGGAAGAAGTTTGAGACGACCACGCGGAACGAGAACGAGGTCATCGAGGAACTCACCCGTCGTTCCTGTGTGGAGGGCTTACCGTCGGGTGGTCCGGAACCCTCGCCGTTCGGAGAGAGCAGGGTCGAAGCGCCCGCGTCGGGGAAACGACTGTGTGATTATCTCGAACGGGACCCGGAGCAGTTCGAATACGTCCTCGATCTCGGCTTCGACTGGGTGATTCCGTTCCACCGTCGCTGCAGGGAGCGAACGCTCACAAAATCGCCGCGCGAAGTAGAATCCGATCTCGACTGTCCCATCGTAGATGCCTCCCCGCCGACGGTCTCGGAGCCGCTGACCCTGTTCGAGGGACCGCTTCACGGCGATTACGCGCCACACAACGTGTTCGTAGAGGACGGTCGGGTCAGTACAGTCATCGACTGGGAGTACAGCGCTCAGTCGGGGCTCCCCATCGCCGACGCCGGTTCGTTCCTCCTGACGACGTGCATGCAAACGTTCGGCGGGCTGGAGCCGGCGCTCGAACACGTGTTTGCTTCGCCGAACGAGTACACCGACGCAGTTCGAGACACAGTATCGCGGTACTGTGATGCGCTCGACATCGAACTGGAGACGTTCATCGTCTACTTACCGTACACCTGGGTGCGGATACTGAACATGTTCCCGGAGACGCAGTGGATGAAGCTCGGGGGCCAGCACCCCGGACTCGTCTGGGAGAACGGCGACCGCATCCGTCAGCAGCTCCGATAG
- the eif1A gene encoding translation initiation factor eIF-1A, whose protein sequence is MSEHEGRKNLRMPNDDEVFAVVTNMLGANRVKVRCADGTERTARIPGRMQKRIWIREDDVVLVEPWDWQDEKADVTWRYKKQEAEQLREEGHIQ, encoded by the coding sequence ATGAGCGAACACGAGGGACGAAAGAACCTCAGGATGCCCAACGACGACGAGGTGTTCGCCGTCGTCACGAACATGCTCGGCGCAAACCGCGTGAAGGTCCGCTGTGCGGACGGCACGGAACGGACCGCTCGCATACCGGGACGGATGCAGAAGCGCATCTGGATTCGCGAGGACGACGTCGTCCTCGTCGAACCGTGGGACTGGCAGGACGAGAAGGCCGACGTGACGTGGCGGTACAAGAAGCAGGAAGCAGAGCAGTTGCGCGAGGAAGGCCACATCCAGTAG
- the rio1 gene encoding serine/threonine-protein kinase Rio1, producing the protein MTDEFGLVEPDAVDGFGDEWEEIDVSDTEADRIARRRDREFSQFRKRIKDADQFKVEQSVFDDATFAAIYKLVQDGHIEAFGGPISTGKEANVYEALGAEDTDVAVKIYRINASNFRQMREYLEGDPRFRGIGNDKGKIVLAWVRKEYANLERAQKAGVRVPTPIAVERNVLVMELVGLVEERARRLAEVNVENPQTAYEVVREYMRRLYSAGLVHGDLSEYNMIIHEGELVIIDLGQAVTVHHPNAGEFLDRDCENVANFFSRQGIDVTGEELHEYVTEAEPEP; encoded by the coding sequence ATGACAGACGAGTTCGGCCTGGTGGAGCCCGACGCGGTCGACGGCTTCGGAGACGAGTGGGAGGAGATAGACGTCTCCGACACGGAGGCCGACCGCATCGCACGCCGCCGGGACCGCGAGTTCAGCCAGTTCAGAAAGCGCATCAAAGACGCCGACCAGTTCAAAGTTGAGCAGTCGGTGTTCGACGACGCCACCTTCGCGGCCATCTACAAACTCGTCCAGGACGGCCACATCGAGGCATTCGGCGGCCCGATCTCGACGGGCAAGGAGGCCAACGTCTACGAGGCGTTGGGGGCCGAGGACACCGACGTCGCCGTCAAAATCTACCGGATCAACGCCTCGAACTTCCGGCAGATGCGCGAGTACCTCGAAGGCGACCCCCGATTTCGGGGCATCGGCAACGACAAGGGGAAAATCGTGCTCGCGTGGGTCCGAAAGGAGTACGCCAACCTCGAACGCGCCCAGAAGGCGGGCGTCCGCGTCCCGACGCCCATCGCCGTCGAACGCAACGTGCTCGTGATGGAACTCGTCGGCCTCGTCGAAGAGCGCGCGCGACGACTCGCGGAGGTGAACGTCGAGAACCCGCAAACGGCGTACGAAGTCGTCCGCGAGTACATGCGCCGCCTCTACAGCGCCGGCCTGGTCCACGGCGACCTCTCGGAGTACAACATGATCATCCACGAGGGCGAGCTCGTCATCATCGACCTCGGCCAGGCCGTGACGGTTCACCACCCCAACGCCGGGGAGTTCCTCGACCGCGACTGCGAGAACGTCGCGAACTTTTTCTCCCGGCAGGGTATCGACGTGACGGGCGAGGAACTGCACGAGTACGTCACCGAGGCCGAGCCAGAGCCCTGA
- a CDS encoding winged helix-turn-helix domain-containing protein: MSDESETRTVEHRPPEETFSLLADETRLAILRELSDADEPLGFSDLRARVGVRDSGKFNYHLKKLLDSFVRRDEDGYELTLAGSQVVGALLAGTYTASVSLDPIEIDGDCRECGASLVAVYEDEHAKIRCIECDTVRMSFTFPPGTIEQYDREELPLAFERWVFSEFAQATRGFCPNCSGRLDASLELNEDGHDRNRSLRNEVAYLRYHCDRCGNEMLASVDTLATNHSTVVAFLADRDIDLDDVPSWELNQILDANETEVLSSDPSRVRSTVGVGGEYIALVVDDFGEVVDVERSDDREAV, encoded by the coding sequence ATGAGCGACGAGTCGGAGACGCGCACCGTCGAACACCGGCCACCCGAAGAGACGTTCTCGCTTCTGGCCGACGAGACGCGACTCGCCATCCTCCGCGAGTTGTCGGACGCCGACGAACCGCTCGGGTTCTCCGACCTTAGAGCGCGCGTCGGCGTCCGCGACTCGGGGAAGTTCAACTACCACCTGAAGAAACTGCTCGATTCGTTCGTCCGCCGCGACGAGGACGGATACGAACTCACACTCGCCGGGAGCCAAGTCGTCGGCGCGCTGCTGGCGGGGACGTACACCGCGTCGGTGTCGCTCGACCCCATCGAGATCGACGGCGACTGCCGGGAGTGCGGGGCATCGCTCGTCGCCGTCTACGAGGACGAACACGCCAAGATTCGGTGCATCGAGTGCGACACCGTCAGGATGTCGTTTACGTTCCCACCGGGGACCATCGAGCAGTACGACCGCGAGGAACTCCCGTTGGCGTTCGAGCGGTGGGTGTTCTCGGAGTTCGCGCAAGCGACCCGCGGGTTCTGCCCGAACTGCTCGGGGCGACTCGACGCGAGTCTCGAACTCAACGAAGACGGCCACGACAGAAACCGCAGTTTACGGAACGAGGTGGCGTACCTCCGGTATCACTGCGACAGGTGCGGGAACGAGATGCTCGCCAGCGTCGACACGCTGGCGACGAATCACTCGACGGTCGTCGCGTTTCTCGCCGACCGCGATATCGACCTCGACGACGTCCCCTCGTGGGAACTCAACCAGATACTGGATGCGAACGAAACGGAGGTGCTTTCGAGCGACCCGTCGCGCGTTCGGTCCACGGTCGGCGTGGGCGGCGAATACATCGCCCTCGTCGTCGACGACTTCGGTGAGGTCGTCGACGTCGAGCGGTCGGACGACCGAGAAGCTGTCTGA